A DNA window from Elephas maximus indicus isolate mEleMax1 chromosome 17, mEleMax1 primary haplotype, whole genome shotgun sequence contains the following coding sequences:
- the IL1B gene encoding interleukin-1 beta, whose translation MAAVPELFGDVRNYYSDNEDDLFFEPDGPKQMKCCFQDLDLCSPGDGGIRLQISQQHFNKSFKQVVSVIVAVEKLKTILVPCSQSFLTNLFSFIFEEEPINYDDAYECDAAVLSLNCRLRDIDQKCLVLSGPYELQALHLNEQDIDRQVVFSMTFVQGEISQEKTPVALGLKGKNVYLSCMMNDGKPTLQLETVDPKLYPKRRMEKRFVFNKLQVKDKLEFESAEYPNWYISTSQVEEMPVFLGNTRGGQDITDFTMEEISS comes from the exons ATGGCAGCAGTTCCTGAACTCTTCGGAGATGTGAGGAATTACTACAG CGACAATGAAGACGACCTGTTCTTTGAGCCTGATGGCCCCAAACAGATGAAG TGCTGCTTCCAAGACCTGGACCTCTGCTCTCCAGGAGATGGGGGCATCCGGCTTCAGATCTCCCAGCAACACTTCAACAAGAGTTTCAAGCAGGTCGTATCGGTCATTGTGGCAGTGGAGAAGCTGAAGACGATCCTGGTTCCCTGCTCACAGTCCTTCCTGACCAAcctcttttccttcatctttgaAGAAG AACCCATCAACTATGACGATGCTTATGAGTGTGATGCAGCTGTACTATCCCTGAACTGCAGACTCCGGGATATAGACCAAAAGTGCTTGGTGCTTTCTGGTCCTTATGAGCTACAGGCCCTTCACCTCAATGAACAGGATATAGACCGACAAG TCGTGTTCTCCATGACCTTTGTGCAAGGAGAAATAAGTCAAGAGAAGACACCTGTGGCCTTGGGCCTCAAGGGAAAGAATGTGTACCTGTCCTGTATGATGAATGATGGAAAGCCTACCCTGCAGCTGGAG ACAGTAGATCCCAAACTTTACCCAAAAAGGAGGATGGAAAAGCGATTTGTCTTCAACAAGCTACAAGTCAAAGACAAGCTGGAATTTGAGTCAGCCGAATACCCCAACTGGTATATCAGCACTTCTCAAGTGGAAGAAATGCCCGTCTTCCTGGGAAATACCAGAGGTGGCCAGGATATCACTGACTTCACCATGGAAGAAATCTCTTCCTAA